The following coding sequences lie in one Lolium perenne isolate Kyuss_39 chromosome 2, Kyuss_2.0, whole genome shotgun sequence genomic window:
- the LOC127330818 gene encoding uncharacterized protein, translated as MAIRGGTAVLALLLAAAILSSAATAVTTGEARKVLSTKGCPADPFCPWEAVKLGACAAALGVVDAQAGAQLGSKCCELVSGLVAAEAAACLCIAAKESVLGVVTAEWSVGVELLASTCKKEIPDGFKCV; from the coding sequence ATGGCAATCCGCGGCGGCACCGCAGTCCTGGCGCTCCTCCTCGCCGCGGCGATACTCTCCTCAGCCGCCACGGCGGTCACGACCGGCGAGGCGCGCAAGGTGCTGTCGACGAAGGGCTGCCCGGCCGACCCGTTCTGCCCGTGGGAGGCCGTCAAGTTGGGCGCGTGCGCCGCCGCGCTCGGCGTCGTGGACGCGCAGGCCGGTGCGCAGCTCGGGAGCAAGTGCTGCGAGCTCGTCAGCGGGCTGGTTGCCGCGGAGGCGGCCGCGTGCCTCTGCATCGCCGCCAAGGAGAGCGTGCTCGGCGTCGTCACCGCGGAGTGGTCCGTCGGCGTCGAGCTCCTCGCCAGCACCTGCAAGAAGGAGATCCCCGACGGCTTCAAGTGCGTGTGA
- the LOC127336924 gene encoding uncharacterized protein — translation MSGCPCPCSISASASSPLSLLPSIPAEPRRSSFAFPSSRGGPRRRGLRVVVEASSKDEKPEEGDPAFNPFGFVTDNPSSRTAIQLPESPAQDGNVGQMLYRTEDKGREYGKSVRSGEFRWFVRETGSPDARRGTIMFIHGAPTQSFSYRTVMAQMTDAGYHCFAPDWIGFGFSEMPQPGYGFDYKEEEFHKAFDELLGTLNITEPFYLVVQGFIVGSYGLTWALKNPSKLRKVAILNSPLTVSSPVPGVIKQLRLPLFGEFTCQNAILAERFIEAGSPYVLKSEKADVYRLPYLSSGAPGFALLEAARKANFQDVLSRISAGFSSNSWEIPILLAWGESDKYLPLSIAEEFQKSNPKVVKLKTIEGAGHMPQEDWPEKVVSALTSFLF, via the exons ATGTCCGGCTGCCCCTGCCCCTGCTCCatctccgcctccgcctcgtcgcccctgtcCCTCCTGCCTTCCATCCCCGCCGAACCCAGACGCAGCAGCTTCGCCTTCCCCTCCTCGCGCGGCGGCCCAAGGCGGAGAGGCCTGCGCGTGGTAGTCGAGGCGAGCAGCAAGGACGAGAAGCCAGAGGAGGGAGACCCGGCGTTCAACCCGTTCGGTTTCGTGACGGATAACCCGTCGAGCCGCACCGCCATCCAGCTGCCGGAGTCGCCCGCCCAGGACGGCAATGTCGGCCAGATGCTCTAC AGGACAGAGGACAAGGGAAGAGAGTACGGCAAGAGCGTGAGATCAGGAGAGTTCCGATGGTTCGTGAGGGAAACAG GTTCCCCTGATGCAAGGCGTGGAACAATCATGTTTATTCACGGTGCTCCAACTCAGTCATTTAGCTATCGCACAGTGATGGCTCAG ATGACAGATGCTGGCTACCACTGCTTTGCTCCTGACTGGATAGGATTCGGGTTTAGTGAGATGCCACAGCCTGGGTATGGATTTGATTACAAAG AAGAGGAATTCCACAAGGCATTTGATGAACTTCTTGGCACTCTAAATATCACTGAACCATTCTACTTAGTTGTCCAG GGATTTATTGTAGGTTCTTATGGTCTAACATGGGCATTGAAGAACCCGAGCAAACTTCGTAAGGTAGCAATTCTTAACAGCCCACTTACCGTTTCTTCCCCAGTGCCTGGAGTGATAAAGCAGCTGAG GTTGCCACTCTTTGGTGAATTTACTTGCCAAAATGCTATTTTGGCTGAAAGATTCATTGAAGCAGGTAGCCC CTATGTGCTGAAGTCAGAGAAGGCTGACGTATACAGATTGCCGTACCTATCAAGTGGTGCACCTGGATTTG CATTGCTTGAAGCTGCCAGGAAAGCCAATTTTCAAGATGTACTAAGTAGAATTTCGGCTGGATTTTCATCCAACAG CTGGGAAATACCAATATTGCTTGCATGGGGCGAATCAGACAAGTACTTACCACTATCGATTGCTGAGGAGTTCCAGAAAAGCAACCCGAAAGTGGTGAAATTGAAGACAATAGAGGGGGCCGGTCATATGCCACAGGAGGACTG GCCAGAGAAGGTGGTGAGCGCCCTGACATCCTTCCTGTTTTAG
- the LOC127329630 gene encoding uncharacterized protein isoform X1 — translation MIQLNSSIKFFMSAFFNSGEKILDIVWPDTIEIKGRVKLEDFQKFVKDLRHSKNRSIMVISLCCKVGSTKDGVGGIQETLVQVAKRFEVNQRVGFAEIENGPYIYICPRNEAVITNLGKYGFWKGVSTVDTNQDSLIGFVVWDRNPLVKTSTTECSIEKVQAIQGSQVEAQDVTDDFPSRYVHAAKIGKAVYHSEAEIPDSPSELASKLLVQSSQVTSFRVPSLIASPTSQDLQMSSHDIPSIPLETLETRQHVRPITDSHAGSVQVEEPNSYFHEVKKFTLASKPYKTGIHGLPLDAMGEATPSDLATEKNHIIGGLSGSITQQKYVSSDDSPELQQCPSLLNLHSSHTPDDEEDLPEFFFSPPYGHDIKPNVHSLNNDIGGTGQFQQPSDSFFQAREKIGAQGTSAYIGSSKITNPISHYGMERDCFRENTGFGDGYRMMWQSSEFCHEKLLKNGPTGLSPPGDEGLFFRRSPHVEAVRGLFPRHPPLIPADQGLFDGHRPPPLSDQGLYPLYPPHVPADQQLYRRHPPLVPAEQGSYPPHPPDLPDQGFYPWHPPPIPADQGFFHWHHPRVPGDHGFIPHCPPSFAPGYYGNNNVTSPGQQHWMFGQRPQTSNASGSSQHMRPPRGFAPWRPMSHPRPGNNHHGFERSDGFSGSRTRHYSGRENGSGSRPSSSSLHW, via the exons ATGATCCAACTGAATTCTTCTATCAAGTTTTTCATGTCCGCCTTCTTTAACAG TGGAGAAAAAATTCTAGATATTGTTTGGCCGGATACCATAGAAATCAAAGGAAGAGTGAAACTGGAGGATTTTCAAAAATTTGTCAAGGACCTTCGTCACTCTAAAAACCGGTCAATAATG GTAATTTCCCTGTGCTGTAAAGTTGGATCCACAAAAGATGGCGTAGGAGGAATACAGGAG ACACTCGTGCAGGTTGCAAAGAGATTCGAAGTGAACCAAAGAGTTGGCTTTGCAGAGATCGAAAATGGTCCATATATTTATATATGTCCCAGAAATGAGGCCGTAATAACAAACCTTGGTAAATATGGTTTCTGGAAAGGCGTGTCAACAGTTGATACAAATCAAGACTCATTAATCGGTTTTGTTGTATGGGACCGAAATCCACTAGTAAAGACAAGCACGACAGAGTGCAGTATTGAGAAAGTACAAGCAATTCAAGGCAGTCAAGTGGAAGCACAAGATGTGACAGATG ATTTTCCATCTCGGTATGTGCATGCTGCCAAAATTGGTAAAGCGGTTTATCACTCAGAAGCAGAAATACCTGATTCACCATCCGAACTAGCATCAAAATTACTTGTGCAGTCGTCTCAGGTCACATCATTCAGGGTACCTTCCTTAATAGCATCTCCGACATCACAGGATTTGCAAATGTCATCACATGACATTCCCAGCATACCTTTGGAAACCCTAGAAACTCGGCAACATGTTCGTCCTATCACGGACTCTCATGCTGGATCTGTGCAAGTGGAGGAACCCAATTCATATTTTCATGAAGTGAAAAAGTTCACTCTTGCTTCTAAACCTTACAAAACCGGTATTCATGGATTGCCCCTGGATGCTATGGGGGAAGCTACCCCATCTGATTTAGCTACAGAAAAG AATCATATAATTGGAGGCTTGTCTGGCAGCATAACACAACAAAAATATGTATCAAGTGATGACTCTCCAGAACTGCAGCAGTGTCCATCATTGTTGAATCTCCATTCTTCTCATACACCTGATGATGAAGAGGACCTGCCAGAATTTTTCTTTTCTCCTCCCTATGGACATGACATAAAACCTAATGTCCATTCACTCAACAACGATATTGGAGGGACTGGACAGTTCCAGCAACCATCGGATTCATTCTTTCAAGCTCGTGAGAAAATTGGGGCCCAAGGAACTTCTGCATATATTGGCTCAAGCAAAATAACAAACCCAATATCTCATTACGGTATGGAAAGAGATTGCTTTAGGGAGAATACTGGCTTTGGTGATGGATACAGGATGATGTGGCAGTCCTCAGAGTTTTGTCATGAAAAACTGCTTAAAAATGGTCCAACTGGTTTGAGCCCGCCAGGAGATGAAGGCTTATTTTTCCGTCGTAGCCCTCATGTAGAAGCAGTGCGAGGCTTATTCCCTCGGCATCCACCTCTGATACCAGCAGATCAAGGCTTATTTGATGGGCATCGTCCTCCTCCACTGTCAGATCAAGGATTATACCCTCTGTATCCTCCTCATGTACCAGCAGATCAACAACTATATCGTCGGCATCCTCCTCTGGTACCAGCAGAGCAAGGCTCATATCCACCACATCCTCCTGATCTACCAGATCAAGGCTTCTATCCTTGGCATCCTCCTCCTATACCAGCAGATCAAGGCTTCTTTCATTGGCACCATCCCCGTGTACCAGGAGATCATGGCTTCATTCCTCATTGTCCTCCGAGTTTTGCACCAGGATATTATGGAAACAACAATGTCACTTCTCCTGGCCAGCAACATTGGATGTTTGGCCAACGACCTCAGACCAGCAATGCTTCTGGAAGTTCACAACACATGAGGCCGCCTAGAGGCTTTGCTCCTTGGCGCCCCATGTCTCATCCAAGGCCTGGGAACAATCACCATGGTTTTGAAAGATCAGACGGCTTCTCTGGCTCTAGAACACGTCATTACTCTGGACGTGAAAATGGATCAGGCAGCAGGCCCTCCAGCTCCTCACTTCATTGGTGA
- the LOC127329630 gene encoding uncharacterized protein isoform X2: MIQLNSSIKFFMSAFFNSGEKILDIVWPDTIEIKGRVKLEDFQKFVKDLRHSKNRSIMVISLCCKVGSTKDGVGGIQEVAKRFEVNQRVGFAEIENGPYIYICPRNEAVITNLGKYGFWKGVSTVDTNQDSLIGFVVWDRNPLVKTSTTECSIEKVQAIQGSQVEAQDVTDDFPSRYVHAAKIGKAVYHSEAEIPDSPSELASKLLVQSSQVTSFRVPSLIASPTSQDLQMSSHDIPSIPLETLETRQHVRPITDSHAGSVQVEEPNSYFHEVKKFTLASKPYKTGIHGLPLDAMGEATPSDLATEKNHIIGGLSGSITQQKYVSSDDSPELQQCPSLLNLHSSHTPDDEEDLPEFFFSPPYGHDIKPNVHSLNNDIGGTGQFQQPSDSFFQAREKIGAQGTSAYIGSSKITNPISHYGMERDCFRENTGFGDGYRMMWQSSEFCHEKLLKNGPTGLSPPGDEGLFFRRSPHVEAVRGLFPRHPPLIPADQGLFDGHRPPPLSDQGLYPLYPPHVPADQQLYRRHPPLVPAEQGSYPPHPPDLPDQGFYPWHPPPIPADQGFFHWHHPRVPGDHGFIPHCPPSFAPGYYGNNNVTSPGQQHWMFGQRPQTSNASGSSQHMRPPRGFAPWRPMSHPRPGNNHHGFERSDGFSGSRTRHYSGRENGSGSRPSSSSLHW; the protein is encoded by the exons ATGATCCAACTGAATTCTTCTATCAAGTTTTTCATGTCCGCCTTCTTTAACAG TGGAGAAAAAATTCTAGATATTGTTTGGCCGGATACCATAGAAATCAAAGGAAGAGTGAAACTGGAGGATTTTCAAAAATTTGTCAAGGACCTTCGTCACTCTAAAAACCGGTCAATAATG GTAATTTCCCTGTGCTGTAAAGTTGGATCCACAAAAGATGGCGTAGGAGGAATACAGGAG GTTGCAAAGAGATTCGAAGTGAACCAAAGAGTTGGCTTTGCAGAGATCGAAAATGGTCCATATATTTATATATGTCCCAGAAATGAGGCCGTAATAACAAACCTTGGTAAATATGGTTTCTGGAAAGGCGTGTCAACAGTTGATACAAATCAAGACTCATTAATCGGTTTTGTTGTATGGGACCGAAATCCACTAGTAAAGACAAGCACGACAGAGTGCAGTATTGAGAAAGTACAAGCAATTCAAGGCAGTCAAGTGGAAGCACAAGATGTGACAGATG ATTTTCCATCTCGGTATGTGCATGCTGCCAAAATTGGTAAAGCGGTTTATCACTCAGAAGCAGAAATACCTGATTCACCATCCGAACTAGCATCAAAATTACTTGTGCAGTCGTCTCAGGTCACATCATTCAGGGTACCTTCCTTAATAGCATCTCCGACATCACAGGATTTGCAAATGTCATCACATGACATTCCCAGCATACCTTTGGAAACCCTAGAAACTCGGCAACATGTTCGTCCTATCACGGACTCTCATGCTGGATCTGTGCAAGTGGAGGAACCCAATTCATATTTTCATGAAGTGAAAAAGTTCACTCTTGCTTCTAAACCTTACAAAACCGGTATTCATGGATTGCCCCTGGATGCTATGGGGGAAGCTACCCCATCTGATTTAGCTACAGAAAAG AATCATATAATTGGAGGCTTGTCTGGCAGCATAACACAACAAAAATATGTATCAAGTGATGACTCTCCAGAACTGCAGCAGTGTCCATCATTGTTGAATCTCCATTCTTCTCATACACCTGATGATGAAGAGGACCTGCCAGAATTTTTCTTTTCTCCTCCCTATGGACATGACATAAAACCTAATGTCCATTCACTCAACAACGATATTGGAGGGACTGGACAGTTCCAGCAACCATCGGATTCATTCTTTCAAGCTCGTGAGAAAATTGGGGCCCAAGGAACTTCTGCATATATTGGCTCAAGCAAAATAACAAACCCAATATCTCATTACGGTATGGAAAGAGATTGCTTTAGGGAGAATACTGGCTTTGGTGATGGATACAGGATGATGTGGCAGTCCTCAGAGTTTTGTCATGAAAAACTGCTTAAAAATGGTCCAACTGGTTTGAGCCCGCCAGGAGATGAAGGCTTATTTTTCCGTCGTAGCCCTCATGTAGAAGCAGTGCGAGGCTTATTCCCTCGGCATCCACCTCTGATACCAGCAGATCAAGGCTTATTTGATGGGCATCGTCCTCCTCCACTGTCAGATCAAGGATTATACCCTCTGTATCCTCCTCATGTACCAGCAGATCAACAACTATATCGTCGGCATCCTCCTCTGGTACCAGCAGAGCAAGGCTCATATCCACCACATCCTCCTGATCTACCAGATCAAGGCTTCTATCCTTGGCATCCTCCTCCTATACCAGCAGATCAAGGCTTCTTTCATTGGCACCATCCCCGTGTACCAGGAGATCATGGCTTCATTCCTCATTGTCCTCCGAGTTTTGCACCAGGATATTATGGAAACAACAATGTCACTTCTCCTGGCCAGCAACATTGGATGTTTGGCCAACGACCTCAGACCAGCAATGCTTCTGGAAGTTCACAACACATGAGGCCGCCTAGAGGCTTTGCTCCTTGGCGCCCCATGTCTCATCCAAGGCCTGGGAACAATCACCATGGTTTTGAAAGATCAGACGGCTTCTCTGGCTCTAGAACACGTCATTACTCTGGACGTGAAAATGGATCAGGCAGCAGGCCCTCCAGCTCCTCACTTCATTGGTGA